A genomic region of Miscanthus floridulus cultivar M001 chromosome 3, ASM1932011v1, whole genome shotgun sequence contains the following coding sequences:
- the LOC136547007 gene encoding uncharacterized protein — MDLETENRLASLLIEEARRLQLEADREGVHAYLQKPNVRHRPNSRFLTATVRGVQQANRVVEVNEMWRAREKELELESKMKSRSNDRDDFRGKKRKSELRNHSSSSRVEQEGTTYNNSYSDQEDGLRDDEIEKFLHSRAKRGRGAVGSRMDEPGPYLDSLSCHQDNGPSPDIRVEEKWERRVQGPEKPSFLRSKSPDGHWHKDTLDGRASSSEPLSKKEKKKKSEKKDKREKKKDKKKYKHGHRCDHKSRR, encoded by the exons ATGGATCTGGAGACAGAGAATCGTCTCGCTTCTTTGCTAATTGAAGAGGCTCGGAGATTGCAGTTAGAGGCTGACAGGGAAGGTGTTCATGCATATCttcaaaaacctaatgttaggcatCGTCCAAACTCACGGTTCCTCACAGCCACAGTTCGTGGAGTTCAGCAAG CAAACCGTGTTGTGGAGGTCAATGAAATGTGGCGTGCCAGGGAAAAGGAACTGGAGTTAGAGTCAAAGATGAAAAGCAGAAGTAACGATCGTGATGATTTTAGAGGCAAGAAGCGCAAAAGTGAATTGAGAAACCATAGCTCCAGCTCAAGGGTCGAACAAGAAGGGACCACTTATAATAATTCTTACTCAGACCAGGAGGATGGTCTCAGGGATGATGAGATTGAAAAATTTCTTCATTCAAG GGCAAAGCGAGGACGTGGGGCTGTTGGTTCTAGGATGGACGAGCCTGGTCCGTACCTTGATTCTTTGTCCTGTCATCAGGACAACGGACCTAGTCCTGACATACGTGTGGAAGAAAAATGGGAACGCCGAGTACAAGGCCCAGAGAAGCCTTCATTTTTGAGATCCAAGTCTCCTGATGGTCATTGGCATAAGGATACTTTGGatggaagggcatcaagctctgAACCACTGagtaaaaaggaaaagaaaaagaagtcggAGAAAAAAGataagagagagaaaaagaaggacaagaagaaataCAAACATGGCCATCGCTGCGATCACAAAAGCCGAAGATGA